The genomic region GTTCATAACGGCAAAATCGTTCTTACTCCCAAACGCTTGGCTGACAAAGTCCCTGCGGCTAAATTCTCGCCCGCCGAACAGAAAATCCTTGTTCGCGCCCAAGCCAAAATCGAGCGCATCCAAAACGACTTGTTAAATTCCAAAGGTCTTACCGTCAAAGAAACCGAACTAGCCTC from Candidatus Omnitrophota bacterium harbors:
- a CDS encoding AbrB/MazE/SpoVT family DNA-binding domain-containing protein, giving the protein MPTTRISPKHQITIPKPVFDAVSLEVGDVLDAAVHNGKIVLTPKRLADKVPAAKFSPAEQKILVRAQAKIERIQNDLLNSKGLTVKETELAS